The DNA region ACCAATTCCCAAACCTCTTTTATAGTCTTGCAATGTTGCTTAGACAAAATAATCTTTCTGTCAATGCAGTTAATTATTCTTGACAATAAAGCTTTATAAGTATTTGTCCATTCTGTATCACCTTCAGGACATACTTTATCTAGATGGTCAGTTGGTCACCCTTTCCCATACAATTTACATTTATCCTAATCGGAAATTTCCATTCAGGAAAATTAGACCCAACTGAAGCCAAAATAAGATCAATTAACTTAGATGGGGTAGTAAATATAGTAGTATTCCTTTCTTGTGCCATTTAGCCTCAACCTACAAACAATTAAAACTTCTCCCAGATTTAAAAGTTACTACTGCGTACCTTTTTAACCAAAAGACAACCACATCAAAAATCTTCAACACACCATACCATTCTGGACTCAGCACGAGTCGCACGACGAGGCGAGACCACTGGTGCAAAAACCTTCTGGCGACGTCGTCAGAAACATCCTCACGCGCCGGCAGACCTCAGCGGCGGTCGGAATCCTCTCTCCGGCGTCGCCCCTGCTTCACAACCCCAGCCGAGGCACTCACTCTCACTtatttggctctgataccatgttaaatgTGGGAAGGGAAGGCAAACTATCAGTGTATTTCATCTCTTCATTGTACAGAGTTCCTACCTATTTATATACACAGAAAACAAACTACTACCACACAAttcaaaaagaagaaaacaaggtAAAGAGGAAAGATCTAACTGCTCCCTCAACCCTCTAACACTCCCTTATTTATCTAACagtctaattgtatttttttagttcagtgacctaattgcattttcaagtTATATTTAATAGTCAATTTTTACCTTATtcctatataaaataatatactgtacatttttaatatacttgaagtacattatttatatctaaatgtacattatttaataatataattcacaCAACAATGATTGCTAACCTAAAGAGTCGAGTAAGATTGGGTACCCGAGCCCGGGGCATATGTGAATTGCCCCCCTACCCtcaatgtatatttaattttgggacACAAACTTGGTGGACATGCAAATTGTAAGAATTTATTCTAAAACAAATTCAAAACTTTGTTGTTCAAAGTCCcttatcaaattttaaagaaTACATCACTAAATTTGTTataacattacatatatactctGGACATGACACATTCACACAAACAAATAACACACTCTGCATTCCTTCAGGAGTCTCCCCTCTTTCAAGTTGAAGTTGAGCCAAGAATCCACGCCGGGTGTCATCGTCTTTGTCTATAAGATCTTCTTCGTGATGTTGCAACGCGGCCATGATCAGATCAACCTATAGTCacacatggaaaaaaaaaatggaagtgTAACCCTTGGCGATCAAGGTTTCCAAGGGGCCGGAGGGGGCGGCGGGGTGGGGAACATAGGAGGCACTGCGGAAAATATTGTGTTTTTGTCAATTCTAGTGCTCCTTTCGCCCGATAGAGCAACGAGGGCGGCCACCAGTCCGGCATTGCCAGCAAGCGTCGGCTCTGTGTAGTTGTAGTTGGTGCGGACATCGTGGAAACCATCGTGCACATCTGGACCGGCAACCATGGCTCCGACAAGGATGTTTGGATTTGGCTTCTTGGAATCCCTCCATTTCCATCCTCCTTTGCAGTTGTACCTGACCTTGTTTTTAGGGATTGATGCACCGCGATGGTGGACGTGTTTTGGATAGTGATTGCCAAAGCCCACAACATAACTCATCTTTCTCGGGTTTTTGCCAAGAATGTAGTCAATCTGAGAAGTCAAACAAGTGTGATTCTGAGTAACAGCTTAAACAAATTGAGCTATCAGGACTCTTTATTTACATAGAACATAATACTTTTTTGTCCTCTTTTAACCATTTCccatttaaattatgttttgaaGTTAATAAGGCCATAGTACCAAGTCCATGAGGGGTTGTGTGAAAGAAAAGAGAACTCAAACAAAAggtaacaaattatgtaccaaCACTTAATTATTATGTACCTCCAGCTAACAAATTATgcacatataaataaaatgaaactacataatatgttaaactacaggtacataatttaataactgcaaacacataatatgttaattgtagatatataatatgttaactgcaagtacATATGAATGTTGTTTTGGACTAGGGTCGacaatgcaaggtggaccctggtcggctggtccatggtataacaccCCACcttggtctatggtataacaacGGCCAATTGGGATGAAAGACGGGAATTTGGGAAGGAACATTTTACCTGTGATTCAGCAAAATTACGCAGGACATCAACCGAGTAGAAATTGGGTCCACAATACCATCCAGGAGCATCAGCAGCTGCTAGATAATCACTAAACAAGGCGGCCAAAAACGCTGCATTGGCTACATACTGAAGAGGCTGAGGTGCTCCATAGTTCAGCTGTATCAAGCCTCCTGCAACACCCCAcaaattttaaagttatatGCATCCAAAATTTAGATTGAACAAACAGTAATTTATCAACacattaggaaaaaaaattgtaaaattaattacCTTTTGTGAAGTTAAAAGATGTGAATAATGGCAAGTAGGAGCACATGACTATGCTAGTCTGGTTATGGAATGTACTCAAGATTTCTTCATAAGGATATCCCGGGCTCAAAAATAATCTCAAACGGCTCAGAAGCACCTAAGAACACATTTAAGAACATTGCTTCAGTGGAGAACAAAATGACAATCACATAAGGAATAGCTTTAAATGATTACAAAATCATTTCATACTTCACTAAAGATCGTTTTAATGGAAGCAGGATTTAAGGGGACGGGGCGGGACTTATCTACTTACTTGAGCTCCAGGAAGCTTGCTATCCCAGCTCATCACACCATAATATTTGCCTCCCCAGAAAGCCCCTGCGTGTTTAGCTATACCCGGAGTTGTGGCAAGCTGAAGATAGGAAGAATTTCCGGTGGCGTAATACAGCCACGTTGCACCCCAGACAAACTCATCGTAATAATTAGTGGAATTATAGAAAATTGCAGCTTCAGTACCACCGGCACTGTATCTCCCGCGCTGATCCCTAGAAAACTTAAAGAGAGTTCGAGCGCCATGGACAAGCTTCTGTGAATAGGCTTTGTTGTCCTTAAACACAATGGATGCAGATGCGAGTGCAGCAGCCATCTCGGCAGCAAGATCAGAGCAACTGTGGCATTCAAACACAGGCCGGTCATAGTCAATGTCCTCGGGACGCATCCAACAATAGTGATCGTTAGGAGTTGTGCTTCCATCTGCAGTAACCCCCGATCCAACCTAGCAGAAAAACATACAAAATCCTTCGGTGAGATTGCTCAGTTCAAGTACTTTCGCACTGTTTGGATCTTTGTAATTCAGGTCTGATTGGTATAATCCGTATAAATGCATTGGCCAAACCGAATAGGACTTACCTGGGCAACAACCCGATCAATAGTATCAGCAGAGGAATTGAAGGTCTTGAGGAGGTAATCAGTCCCCCACTTAATTATATCTTTCACATGGTTCAGCTCTCCCGCAGCTTCATATTTTGCACTGTATTCAATCACACTCCAACTCAACATGGTAAGGGCAAAAGATTGCGGGAAATTAAACTTGATTGCGTCTCCTGCGTCATAATAGCCACCAACCAAATCCTTAAATATCGTCGCATCGTCAGACTTGCCATCCCGCATACATGAATTACCCCTCCACGACACATTATTGTGCTTCGGTAGTTTTCCAGCTGCAAACACCAATACCAGGAATTAGAATGAATCCAAAAATTGACTAATATAAAAAGACCAGCTGATTAGATGAAAATAGCAATGAAGATGAGCTTTTCATTTCCCCTTGGTACAagttgcattaaaaaaaaaatgacagcCAGGCCCATGATATCATAATCATAACAACATAAGGAAATACTAATCTTTTAGTCAAATCATGCTTACCAAATTGAagttaccatatatatatatcattataataAACACAATacaaaaattgtttttattttaatttctttacgAGTAGTATCTgttactttctcaatctttttcgGCAATGACCCAACACCGGGTTCGATCCTGTTTCCACTCATTTGGAATacagaaaataaaacaaacaaaattgaaaatttcctATTAAGGATCAAtcaaaactttaatttaaagCCAGAAAGGTACACCCTAACATCCAACTATAACTCTATAAGTCAGTAATTCAAATCAACTAACTGAATTAACAAATCAATCACTCAAAGAGGCAAGTATAGtgtatacacacatacatacacggagataaataaatatatatatatatttgtttagttatttatgaaattgattGAGTATAGTTAGGGCACACTTACAGCGCTGAGCATTGAAGAACATGAGGGCCTTGTGGAGGGCAAGCGTGTAATTATCCGGCGGCGGATTGGGGCGTCGGTGGCGAGGCACCGTCTTGACGATCAGGACAATCAATCCGACCAAAACGGCGGCGGCGAGGACGCTGCCGACAGTCCACTTGAAGACCTTCCGGCTGACAATTATGCAGCCCAGATCAACAtacctcttcttcttctgctcCGTGGGGCCCAGCAGCCAGCTCTGCTGCGTCTCGTCCAGCGACCTCGACAGCGCCGCCCGGTCCAAGTCCTGCAGGTTCCGGCTCCGGTCGTCGTCGGTGGCGGAATCGTTGGCGTGGATCTCCAGCGGGCCGCCCCACGGGTCCCTACCGTACATACTCATTTCGGATTGCTCAGCTCCGAAAATGGAAGAATAAAGTGCGATTGAGAAATTGAATGAAGATGATAAATGTGGATCTGGGGATGCTTGATCTGTGGTTCTTGGAGCTTAAAGTTGGGAGCTTTATGTGCAAGAAGGGAGACTGATGTGGACTATAGTAGTAGCAGGGGGAGACGCCTGTCGGTGCCAATTATTTACTTCGATAGTTGGATTGTTTCCAGCATTATTGTCGTTTCAGggtattaatttaattagtatttgaTTATTAATGATTGGGATAATTTCAAATGGATCCTTGAGATTTTCACTATTTCTAACTGAGCCCCAATGTGCTTTATCtagtactagtttttttttttttttttgggttttatcATTCCATGTAAAAAAGAGAGTTAGGAGGAGAGAGGgagtaaagaaaataaaaaaaaaaaaacgccgctcaaaagaaaaaaataaaaattaaacattgcaTATTTATGCTCCTAGTGGTGCATGCATTCCACGCACCAGCTAGGCGCGCGGCAGCCGGCAGGTGCGTGAAACATGCACCTACCTATGTTATTCTCCTTTGATTTTATCAGCAATGGAgaccacaaaaaaaataaaaaaaaataataataataataaccctTCCCACACTAGTTAaaaacgcaaattatatcgtggatcgtggtccacaatgcattgtggactgcgGTCCACAATATAAGAACTGAGTTAAAAACTCACATTTGATTTTTTAGTCTGTAAAAACCAACTAAAATTCACAAGTTTTAACAAATGTGATATTTCCAAGTTTTAATGCatatgtggaggagagagaaagatgaGAGAGAATATTTAGAAGAAGAGATTGGGTTCTTATctccataaaaaaaattctcctaaTGTGTGTGAGGTGTACATAAGCGTCCAGCAGGGTGCGTGCACACCATGCATCAAGTTGGGCGCATCaaacttcatttttattttatttttttctttcatttgtcaaactttgttttatttatcttccttttctttttctcgcATTTCCTTCTCTTATCTCTCCTACTTGACAAATGACAACCTAAAAACCCACAAAAAATCTCAATAAATAAGGTTGCTCTTACATTGTTGtgaaaaatcatttatttttgtcataactttaaaaaaaattgaaattttaaaattttgattttaatttactaTCAAATGGAAATGttacttttattaaaattaatttgagtattgaataatttattttaatttaaacataaatttgGATTCATATATTCAAGCCAAATGCCTCCTAAGATGTTTCAGCATCCCAGGGGTCATGAGtgtaatatttaaacaaaagagggtCAATATGTTAACAGTGAGAAGAAGTGGATCATAGTGAAATTGATTGTCGGCAATACTAATTATAATGATTCCGTGTTTTGGAGTTATAAAGTAAgttttattcaataataataataataataataataataataataataataacaacaataatgcTATATACTCATATTCTCCATATTTATTCTCCAAGCTTTCTCTCCTACATGTCATGTTTGATTAAACAACTAAATTTTCTATTAGAGCAACccatttattgatttttaatgattttttcatatgaaaaaagtTGGTTGTGATTTTTGAATAAATAGAGAGGAGGATTtgtttcaagtttttttttcctgtaattttaattttttgtggacTCCATGGCTTGAGCAATATGAGAGAAACAACACGCAAATTGCGCATGCTCATCACTGTGCCATGCCCAGATGGCGCATGTAGTGCATGCACTATTTGGGTGCGTAAACTGTTagccatctttttttttttttctttttcactatCTTTCCTTGTCGTTATTGTAAAAACTCACTACAAATCTAAACAAATGATGTTGCTCTTAACTAGTGTACTACAAATCTAAACAAATGATGTTGCTCTTAACTAGTGTGAGTCATCTAATTCATGAACCGTCAATGAATGAAAGTCACATtagaaaaaaatagagaaaaaattTAACAGGGTAAAAAAgcatttctttttaataataataataataataataataataataataatgttttcttGATCATTGAAACATCCAAATTTGTATAGTTGGAAAGGTGAGTAACGCACTAGTAGGCACACATTTTGTGGTGCAATTAGAGTAATGTACAAAGATTGACTTATTCCAACCCATTAGCCTCTCAATTGGGAGTAAGCTTTCTTGTGATAACTACTTTCTATGCTTTCTTGTGAtaattactttcttttcttttcgtACTAGTTTGGattatgtataaattatttgaGGGAAAAGGAAGAAATAATTGATTGGAgatttcttttttgtttgtaattatagaaaaaaatttatattttctaaaaatcacAAGTTagcatttaaatttaatatttaaattttcttgTCAAATTAAACTTACAAGCTAAGaacttttaattattattagagttaaattccatttttagtaaTATTTATTGGTGTCATCTACTTTTTAAAAACATTCTGTTTTAGtctagtattattatggcatgattattttttgtcatgtatcaacaaaattgtttaaatttccTTATATACAAAGGTATTTAGGTCTTCAatagagattatatatatatatatatatatatatatatatatatatatatatatatatatatatatatcaggtcaacccactttgtaaaaaaaaatatgaaaatgtatttgtatttaacgtcatttaaatgattttattaacAGATGACAAAAATGGTCAtactacaataatactagaatcaAATGCGGATGTTACTAAAATTGAActtccacctataaatttaggataaaaaattgaattaactcttattattattattattgttgttgttgttgttgatagGAAATATACCCCGGGCATATGATGTACTATACAATACGATCATAGATCAGTCCAGATGCGAGTTAGAGTCGTGTGGTCGGGTTAAAGTTAAGTAGTCAAATATCTTATGCCTATATAAAGGCCATTAGACTCTCAAGTGAAGGGATTTTTGGCTCTCTCTTCCCTCTatacacacactctctctctataAACACTAAATAAAGAAGGCTCTTTGAAGCCATTTTCTGTCATCTTCTCTCCATGCTTCAAACAATGTTCATACACATTCATACATACAAATGCAGAATGAGATCTAGAACTAATTGGTcctatcaattattattattaaagtctTCACAACTTCAACGTAATTAGCATCATCCATcaaatttatatgttttgaGAATGGTAATGAGTCAGATTAAGTTAAAAGATTATTATTTCATTCAAGTCCTTACAATTTCAATATAATTGGCGCcattaattaaaagtatatgtttaaaaaaagtaattaatcgGGTTAAGTTGAAGATTACTTCATTCAAAAGATTGACATATGCCATTGTTGGATACAAATATCCGCCACAAAATATGTATATCCCATGTAAAATTCAACTTAATTGTGACTCCATTTCCATCtcatatatgttatataaaataagagtaaattgcacttttggtcctctgactatagcacctctattaatttcaacacttgacttttaaaagtaacgaattgatcctttaactatgctttttttaacgaatttggtccttccggccaaatcagAGGCCAAATTAGGCCGGAAAATTGTAACCCTCTCCGGTGACAATTTAGTGAGGGCATAATGGTCattttatattgtaaatattatttcCCAAAATCAACATATTATAGCCAGTCTTCAGCCACAACCACAAATGCGCACCTACCACACTCATATACATACCGAGTTTCTTCTTCTCTGAGCTCATTACTCGCTCGACAATGGAGTCAACATTGCTCGCGGCGCCGGCAACAATGTCTCTGGTAGCGCTATCCAAATCCGTGAACTCGAACTCTGTGCTGTCGGTTTGTCACTTCTGGCGCCGTTTCGCTACAAATCGGGCAAGTCAGATTGTGCTGCTGAGTTGGATTGCTCGCGCGCAGCTCAGAAACGGAGGGGATCCGAGCCGGTTCGGATCGATTTCGTTGAGAAATAGCTTGAAATCGGGGGACTTACAGCCTGTTCGATGGGAGGTGCGGAGTGTCTCTGGCTCTGCAGCTTCCTTTGCAGTTGGAGGTGGAGGAAATGATGGATTAAGTGGAaatggcggcggcggtggcggtggtggtgcgGCGGAGGTCatttttcatcatcatcatcaagaatGTAAGATAAATTAGGGATAACATCACCGTCAATAGAATCAAAGGTGCAGGGCGGTGACCTTTAACTCGTCGGCGACGAATTCGTCCAAAGGAGGAGGAGGCAGGTTGAGATCGAAGGAGAGGGGCTGTTTGGGGAAGAATGACGACGTGGTTTGGTCCTGATCGTCCACCACGGATGATGACGAATCGCAATCGCTGTGGCAATCGTCTGGTAGCGGAGGAACCGAAACCTTGAgacgcggcggcggcggttgtTTATTACGATCGGAGGGCGGGCGAGGTCCGCTGGAGGACTCCACCGTGCTGCTGAGGCTGCTACTGGTCGGCCGAGAATAGGGGAAGCGTTGGAAATTCTAGCATCGCCGGCGAGCTtggcaaggaagaagaagaccaCCTTGTAAAATGACCTTTATGCCCtcacttataaataattaaaattgggtTATGATTTTTCGGCCAAATTTGACCGGTGATTTAGCCCGGAGAaccaaatctgttaaaaaaagCATAGTTAATGGACTAATTTGTTAGTTTTAAAAGTCGCGTACTCAAATTAATAAGACCCTAATAgtcacaggaccaaaagtgcaatttactctatAAAATAATTAGATGTCTCACTAAACAAAGTGGAtaaatttttgggaaaaataacataaaatggtATTTCAAgaggctattttgtggtacatatatatatgtatggtcCACTTATGATTTGGATAAGGTAAATGTATATTCGGGCTTTTCGTAGCAAtacgaagaaattgatatattgtacagcTAAAAGCAAATattaggtgaatgagaaattgattttcaaaataaatgtCGTCAACTCAGTAAATGAATACATGAGTGCGCTGCATACTTTTGAGAGTGTAACATATTTTAGTTGTGACACGGTGTGCAGAGCCGATGCAAATAATGGCATACTTGGTGATGTACACACCCCTGAATTCTTGAACGGGATTAGAGTTTCAGGTTTACCAAACCATACATTGACTTTGAAAATTGGTTCACCGGTTATGTTGATGAGAAATATTGACCATAGTATTGGTTTGTGCAATGGTACTAGACTAATAATCACTTAGTTAGCATACCGTATCATTGAGGCTGAGATAATGACTGGTGCTAACAAAGGATCAAAAATTTTGATTCCACGAATGTCCATGTCACCATCCGATCCAAGGTTGTCAttcaagtttcaacaaaaacaatTTCAATTGATGTtatcatatgcaatgactattAACAAAATTCAGGGTAAAACATTGTCACATGTAGGATTATTACTAAAGAAATTTGTTTTTGTTCATGGCCAGTTGTAGCCGTCGCTGCATCTCGGATTAACAATCCAGATGGTCTTAAAATATTGATTGCCAATGACTCAAGGACAACTTCTACATCAACCACTAATGTTGTATATcatgaattttttaataatttgtaattttggaaaagtttgtttttattaataatataagttCTATTTGAGTATTTATTGTTTACCATtggcgtatatatatatattttggttccattcacaatttcaatctaatttttatatttttattttatattctctaaatataataaattaaattattattattgcatacaATTGGacaataaattcaataaattttttCCCGTGCATCGCATGGATACTATACTAGTTTGATGAAAAAACACaaacctttattattattattatttttgtcaattataTCCAAAAGCTTGaaaatttaatagaaaaaataaaaatatttgtatcatgtgacaaatatatcaaattatagTATCTAATCTTAAAAATATTCCAATTTTATTGATTTAGGTATCAATTGgagagagttaattccagcaatggtcctccgactatgttgattttcaaaattagtctccaacttttaatttggacaatttaggtcccttgactttcaaattctttcaaatgttggtcctttcgtcaaattttggttaagttgaggtcaaatgaagggtaaaattgtccgttcacacgtttagtgtattattattcgtatttctcctgtcctatacgttgtatatatgaatataatctcattcgaagtctcttcgactaatattatattcatatatatagcgtatatgataggagaaatacgagtaataatatactatatatgtgaacggacaatttttaCCCATTTATTTGActtcaacttaaccaaaatttgactaaaggaccaacattggaaagaatttgaaagtaagggacttaaattgtctaaattataagtcggagactaattttggaaaatcaacatagtcggaggaccattgctaaAATTAACTCCACTTGGAGACCATAACATTTTTGAAATACATAATTGGATCCGATCAGGCGAATTaggacaaattattatgtgaataCGCGTCCACCTTGTACAGTGAAGTTGTgttcaaaatatacaatttacttactgattgtttataatttataattgaatgtttataatttacatattgagttttcaaattaaaaaacaatttacatactgaatgtttataattcaaattgtgaacatccactatgtaaattgtgaacattcattaTTACATAAATGGATACGGGTCCACGGTATAACCGTATAACTATTGGTTCATTTATCATACTGTTTACTTAttctatttataaattttttttttaaatagatacTTAAATTGTTGAAGCCCAATATTACATTACCCGCCTTCCCTCCTCCCCGAAGTCTCAAATTTTCACGGCGGCACCTCCCCCTCTCTTCTTTCCGGCGAAAACCCTAACTTCCATTCCGCGCCTAAAACCGACCTGTTCTGCTCTAACACCAACCACTGGACGGAAATTGTTGAAGCCCCTTAAGGCCAAAGGTTATCCTCCATCCAAAATCCCTCCTCAATCTTCCCATATTACCCCCTTCGTTCTTCAGCAGCCCGGGTTGGCTCGTGCGAGTCGACTCGTCCTTGCTAGGCTTGGCCTTTGCGTGGTTCTATGTCCTCGACTCGAATTATGCTGTTCAACATTcgtttataattattttctcattCTTTTTTATCTGGACTCTGCTGTTTTTCCTCTGCTTTCAGTGTTAGGTGCTTTTTTCTGCAGCCTGAAGAGTGGCCAGTGGCAGAGATTGAGAGAGAAGGGAAGTTAGGTTTATATTTGTATTGGAGATGAGCTGAGCTGAGCTCAGGGTGAGCTTAAAATGAGTAGACTATCAATTAGACCCCGTCCCCTTGACTTTAACAAGAAGCTGCCCATTGTAAAATCTGTAAAGGATTTCGAGGATGATATCGACACACCTACCAATACCCGCAACTCCCAATTTCTCCGGCTTGCAGCTGAAGCTCCAGACCCGGAGGTGGATTCCCTTCACTGAAAATTAGTTTTGCAAGTCCAATTTTGTCTTGTGTTATACGTTGTAGTATATGTATGGGTTTTGCTTTTGTTTAGCATTTTCATTTACAAGAATGGACAAAGTACTGGCCAAAGATAAATGTGTCTATGTGTGGTTGAACTGACTGCTGAAATAGTTTTTGTGCCTTAGGTGCAGCAAGTTTCTGCCAAGAAATTGGCTTCTGAAATTCCTACTCCAGAGTATGTAATTGTAGATACATATGAAAGAGACTATTCTCGCACTTTCACTCAGCCAACATCATATATACATGCAAGGGGAGGTTTGTAGATTACACACAGCTTGAAAATTATAAGCATTCTCAGTTACTAGcaatttaatgaattattttaaaataattatagctCGGGCTGAAATTGGAGAGTTTGTGGAGTATGATCTTgacaatgaagatgaagattggcTTCATGAGTTCAATAAA from Ipomoea triloba cultivar NCNSP0323 chromosome 6, ASM357664v1 includes:
- the LOC116022365 gene encoding endoglucanase 25-like: MSMYGRDPWGGPLEIHANDSATDDDRSRNLQDLDRAALSRSLDETQQSWLLGPTEQKKKRYVDLGCIIVSRKVFKWTVGSVLAAAVLVGLIVLIVKTVPRHRRPNPPPDNYTLALHKALMFFNAQRSGKLPKHNNVSWRGNSCMRDGKSDDATIFKDLVGGYYDAGDAIKFNFPQSFALTMLSWSVIEYSAKYEAAGELNHVKDIIKWGTDYLLKTFNSSADTIDRVVAQVGSGVTADGSTTPNDHYCWMRPEDIDYDRPVFECHSCSDLAAEMAAALASASIVFKDNKAYSQKLVHGARTLFKFSRDQRGRYSAGGTEAAIFYNSTNYYDEFVWGATWLYYATGNSSYLQLATTPGIAKHAGAFWGGKYYGVMSWDSKLPGAQVLLSRLRLFLSPGYPYEEILSTFHNQTSIVMCSYLPLFTSFNFTKGGLIQLNYGAPQPLQYVANAAFLAALFSDYLAAADAPGWYCGPNFYSVDVLRNFAESQIDYILGKNPRKMSYVVGFGNHYPKHVHHRGASIPKNKVRYNCKGGWKWRDSKKPNPNILVGAMVAGPDVHDGFHDVRTNYNYTEPTLAGNAGLVAALVALSGERSTRIDKNTIFSAVPPMFPTPPPPPAPWKP